A genome region from Coffea arabica cultivar ET-39 chromosome 7e, Coffea Arabica ET-39 HiFi, whole genome shotgun sequence includes the following:
- the LOC113701987 gene encoding LEAF RUST 10 DISEASE-RESISTANCEUS RECEPTOR-LIKE PROTEIN KINASE-like 2.4, with protein sequence MHSEDRLPTLSFFLMITSFTLLHIPKSFSQDQQQFETCSEPFRCGNIDFTYPFWGGDRPESCGYPGLNLSCQGNVPRFTVGPLAYRILSSVDTSSQTLTVARDDLWDNNCPQYFLNTTLNFNIFSYPNTVDNIILFYNCTTANILQQPNQFNCTVNSTTPTANFFQTSSAANSNTRSACTDNIRVPINRAAFPSLFSNTAIFNTTDLRAALTTGFPLRYEANNTACNNCSNTGGRCGYDTRSNSFACHPNRNGGKSGLGTPGGLLTVVAVCVAGIILLGGILYCFLKRCSSWEAVIYWKSDEGNNQQVEAFMRNYGSVAPKLYKYSEIKKMTNSFSKKLGHGGYGSVYRGKLSDGRLVAVKVLNDTTGNGEEFINEVASISRTSHVNVVNLLGFCYDRTKRALIYEFMPNGSLDKFIYQKRSSGDMTKDCQLEWKTLYEIAVGTARGLEYLHKGCNTRIVHFDIKPQNILLDKDFCPKISDFGLARLCKQKQSILSTIGARGTAGYIAPEVFCRNFGGISHKSDVYSYGMMLLEIVGLRRKIGTDSEQTSERYFPDWIYEHLELGKDLEIQGVVNEEEEDTSRKMILVGLWCIQTNPTDRPSMGKVVEMLEGSLEHLKIPPKPFPESPPVARESTQESWTSSI encoded by the exons ATGCATTCCGAGGATCGCCTTCCAACCCTTTCGTTCTTTCTGATGATCACCAGCTTCACTTTACTTCACATCCCGAAATCTTTCAGCCAGGATCAACAACAATTTGAAACCTGCAGTGAGCCGTTTCGGTGTGGAAATATTGACTTTACTTATCCATTCTGGGGTGGGGATCGCCCGGAAAGTTGTGGCTATCCAGGTTTGAATCTAAGCTGCCAAGGGAACGTCCCTCGGTTTACGGTTGGCCCCCTTGCATACCGGATTCTCTCCTCTGTAGATACCTCATCTCAAACTCTTACTGTTGCCAGAGACGATCTGTGGGATAATAATTGTCCTCAGTATTTCCTTAACACCACCTTGAATTTCAACATCTTCAGTTACCCCAACACCGTCGATAACATCATTCTGTTCTATAATTGCACTACTGCCAACATCCTTCAACAGCCAAATCAGTTTAATTGCACTGTCAATAGCACCACACCAACTGCCAATTTTTTCCAGACAAGTAGTGCAGCCAACAGCAACACACGTAGTGCTTGTACTGATAACATCAGGGTTCCCATTAATCGCGCCGCATTTCCGAGTCTCTTCAGTAATACGGCCATATTCAATACTACGGATCTTCGAGCCGCACTTACCACCGGCTTTCCTTTGCGATATGAAGCAAATAATACAGCCTGCAATAATTGCTCTAACACAGGTGGCCGGTGCGGGTATGACACTCGTTCCAACTCATTTGCCTGCCATCCCAATAGAAATG GCGGTAAAAGTGGTCTCGGCACTCCAGGAG GCCTCTTGACTGTCGTTGCTGTATGTGTTGCTGGGATCATATTACTTGGGGGCATATTGTACTGCTTTCTCAAAAGGTGCTCATCGTGGGAAGCAGTGATCTACTGGAAGTCGGACGAAGGGAATAACCAACAAGTCGAAGCATTCATGAGGAATTATGGATCAGTTGCTCCGAAGCTGTACAAATATTCAGAAATCAAGAAGATGACCAattcattttctaaaaaattaggACACGGAGGATATGGTAGCGTGTACAGAGGTAAGCTATCTGATGGCCGTCTGGTGGCAGTAAAAGTCTTAAATGATACCACTGGAAATGGAGAAGAATTCATCAATGAGGTCGCGAGTATCAGCAGAACTTCCCATGTTAATGTGGTCAATCTCTTAGGTTTCTGCTACGACAGGACTAAGAGGGCACTAATCTATGAGTTCATGCCTAATGGATCCTTGGATAAATTCATATATCAGAAGCGATCATCCGGGGATATGACTAAAGATTGTCAGTTGGAGTGGAAAACGTTATACGAAATTGCGGTTGGCACTGCCCGAGGTTTGGAGTATCTACACAAAGGTTGCAACACAAGAATTGTTCACTTTGACATAAAGCCTCAGAACATTCTGTTGGACAAAGACTTCTGTCCCAAGATCTCTGATTTTGGTCTGGCTAGATTATGTAAACAGAAACAGAGTATATTATCAACGATTGGCGCCAGAGGAACAGCCGGATACATTGCTCCAGAAGTATTTTGTCGAAATTTTGGTGGCATTTCTCACAAATCGGACGTCTACAGTTATGGGATGATGCTTCTTGAAATTGTCGGCttgagaaggaaaattggaacTGATTCAGAACAAACAAGTGAGAGATACTTTCCAGATTGGATATATGAACATCTAGAACTTGGGAAGGACCTGGAGATTCAAGGTGTCGTGAATGAAGAGGAGGAAGATACTTCAAGAAAGATGATTTTAGTAGGACTGTGGTGCATCCAGACGAATCCAACAGATCGTCCATCAATGGGCAAGGTAGTTGAAATGCTGGAGGGTAGCCTTGAGCATTTGAAAATCCCCCCTAAGCCGTTTCCAGAGTCTCCTCCTGTGGCCAGGGAGTCCACCCAAGAATCTTGGACATCATCAAtttaa
- the LOC113699448 gene encoding LEAF RUST 10 DISEASE-RESISTANCEUS RECEPTOR-LIKE PROTEIN KINASE-like 2.4 isoform X1, whose protein sequence is MKSQFLPETPFPSVYNILLLTLFIQFPSILGNNTAWYTSCTNLFSCGGISGVDYPFWGGNRPQECGHPGLELMCEDSTPTIEIMNVKYRVLQVNPSSQILRITRNEFAIKDICPEKLVNTTLDANLFEYASGYVNLTIQYGCPSLNIPVPAQIACNINGITYQNVYVVPGAQGPGTCRASIFFPIHSTAFGGITVELSILGQVMASGFEVRWKVDSMQCNECRNSNGSCGYDLKSNQFTCLCPGNQASGHYGCTSTSTDEISSPHESMVVSGSKSGPGTPVVLAMVGAVLAGLGLGWLIFWCRQRRRRLAAAAGVGILCCFLKRCSSWEAVIYWKSDEGNNQQVEAFMRNYGSVAPKLYKYSEIKKMTNSFAKKLGLGGYGSVYRGKLSDGRLVAVKVLNDNNGNGEEFINEVASISRTSHVNVVNLLGFCYDRTKRALIYEFMPNGSLDKFIYQKRSSSGDMTKDCQLEWKTLYEIAVGTARGLEYLHKGCNTRIVHLDIKPHNILLDKDFCPKISDFGLARLCKQKQSILSTIGARGTAGYIAPEVFCRSFGGISHKSDVYSYGMMLLEIVGLRRKIGTDSEQTSERYFPNWIYEHLELGKDLEIQGVMNEEEEVTSRKMILVGLWCIQTNPTDRPSMGKVVEMLEGSLEHLKIPPKPFPESPPMARESTQESWTSSI, encoded by the exons ATGAAGAGCCAGTTCCTCCCGGAGACACCCTTTCCATCTGTGTACAACATCTTACTACTGACTCTCTTCATTCAATTCCCTTCCATTTTAGGAAACAACACCGCATGGTACACCAGCTGCACCAATTTGTTCAGTTGCGGGGGAATCAGCGGCGTTGATTACCCTTTCTGGGGTGGCAACAGGCCTCAAGAATGCGGCCATCCTGGACTAGAGCTCATGTGTGAGGATAGCACTCCAACCATCGAGATTATGAACGTGAAATATCGGGTTCTTCAAGTCAATCCCAGTTCTCAAATCCTCAGAATCACCAGAAATGAATTTGCAATCAAGGATATCTGTCCAGAGAAATTGGTGAACACCACCCTCGATGCCAATCTTTTCGAGTATGCTTCGGGATACGTCAATCTTACTATCCAATACGGCTGCCCCTCTCTGAATATTCCTGTCCCGGCTCAAATAGCCTGTAATATCAACGGAATCACTTACCAGAACGTTTATGTCGTTCCGGGGGCTCAAGGGCCTGGAACTTGTCGGGCGAGCATATTTTTTCCAATTCATAGCACAGCTTTTGGAGGAATTACTGTAGAGTTGTCAATTCTGGGGCAAGTAATGGCTAGCGGATTTGAAGTGCGATGGAAAGTGGATAGTATGCAATGCAATGAGTGCAGGAATTCGAATGGCAGCTGCGGCTATGACCTCAAATCCAATCAATTTACTTGCCTATGTCCCGGAAATCAGGCCTCTGGTCACTATGGATGCACAAGTACCTCAACTGATGAAATAAGTAGCCCGCACGAGTCCATGGTTGTTTCAG GCAGTAAAAGTGGTCCCGGCACTCCCGTAG TTCTTGCTATGGTAGGTGCAGTCCTTGCTGGTTTGGGTCTTGGTTGGTTGATTTTCTGGTGTAGGCAACGGAGGAGACGgcttgctgctgctgctggtgTAGGAATATTGTGCTGCTTTCTCAAAAGGTGCTCATCGTGGGAAGCAGTGATCTACTGGAAGTCGGACGAAGGGAATAACCAACAAGTCGAAGCTTTCATGAGGAATTATGGATCAGTTGCTCCGAAGCTGTACAAATATTCAGAAATCAAGAAGATGACCAATTCATTTGCTAAAAAATTAGGACTTGGAGGATATGGTAGCGTGTACAGAGGTAAGCTATCTGATGGCCGCCTGGTGGCAGTAAAAGTCTTAAATGATAACAATGGAAATGGAGAAGAATTCATCAATGAGGTTGCGAGTATCAGCAGAACTTCCCATGTTAATGTGGTCAATCTCTTAGGTTTCTGCTACGACAGGACGAAGAGGGCACTAATCTATGAGTTCATGCCTAATGGATCCTTGGATAAATTCATATATCAGAAGCGATCATCATCCGGGGATATGACTAAAGATTGTCAGTTGGAGTGGAAAACGTTATACGAAATTGCAGTTGGGACTGCACGAGGTTTGGAGTATCTACACAAAGGTTGCAACACAAGAATTGTTCACTTGGACATAAAGCCTCATAATATTCTCTTGGACAAAGACTTCTGTCCCAAGATATCTGATTTTGGTCTGGCTAGATTATGTAAACAGAAACAGAGTATATTATCAACGATTGGCGCCAGAGGAACAGCCGGATACATTGCTCCAGAAGTATTTTGTCGAAGCTTTGGTGGCATTTCTCACAAATCCGACGTCTACAGTTATGGGATGATGCTTCTTGAAATTGTTGGCttgagaaggaaaattggaacTGATTCAGAACAAACAAGTGAGAGATACTTTCCAAATTGGATATATGAACATCTAGAACTTGGGAAGGACCTGGAGATTCAAGGTGTCATGAACGAAGAGGAGGAAGTTACTTCAAGAAAGATGATTTTAGTAGGACTGTGGTGCATCCAAACGAATCCAACAGATCGTCCATCAATGGGTAAGGTAGTTGAAATGCTGGAGGGTAGCCTTGAGCATTTGAAAATCCCACCTAAGCCGTTTCCAGAGTCTCCTCCTATGGCCAGGGAGTCCACCCAAGAATCTTGGACATCATCAAtttaa
- the LOC113699448 gene encoding LEAF RUST 10 DISEASE-RESISTANCEUS RECEPTOR-LIKE PROTEIN KINASE-like 2.5 isoform X2, with product MHSEDRLPTLSFFLMITSFTLLHIPKSFSQNQQQFETCSEPFRCGNIEFSYPFWGGDRPQSCGYPGFNLSCQGNVPRFTVGPVAYRILSSVDTSSQTLTVARDDLWADNCPQYLHNTTLNFNIFSYPSQVDNITLFYNCTQLPTNLLQLQYQFNCTVNGTTPTANFFQTSSAAFWTSCTDNIRVPINRAAFPSLFSNTAIFNTTDLRTALTTGFPLRYEANNTACNNCSNTGGHCGYNTRSNSFACYPKSRNGSKSGPGTPVVLAMVGAVLAGLGLGWLIFWCRQRRRRLAAAAGVGILCCFLKRCSSWEAVIYWKSDEGNNQQVEAFMRNYGSVAPKLYKYSEIKKMTNSFAKKLGLGGYGSVYRGKLSDGRLVAVKVLNDNNGNGEEFINEVASISRTSHVNVVNLLGFCYDRTKRALIYEFMPNGSLDKFIYQKRSSSGDMTKDCQLEWKTLYEIAVGTARGLEYLHKGCNTRIVHLDIKPHNILLDKDFCPKISDFGLARLCKQKQSILSTIGARGTAGYIAPEVFCRSFGGISHKSDVYSYGMMLLEIVGLRRKIGTDSEQTSERYFPNWIYEHLELGKDLEIQGVMNEEEEVTSRKMILVGLWCIQTNPTDRPSMGKVVEMLEGSLEHLKIPPKPFPESPPMARESTQESWTSSI from the exons ATGCATTCCGAGGATCGCCTTCCAACCCTTTCGTTCTTTCTGATGATCACAAGCTTCACTTTACTTCACATCCCGAAATCTTTCAGCCAGAATCAACAACAATTTGAAACCTGCAGTGAGCCGTTTCGGTGTGGAAATATTGAATTTTCTTATCCATTCTGGGGTGGGGATCGCCCGCAAAGTTGTGGCTATCCAGGTTTCAATCTAAGCTGCCAAGGGAACGTCCCTCGGTTTACAGTTGGCCCCGTTGCATACCGGATCCTCTCCTCTGTAGATACCTCATCTCAAACTCTTACCGTTGCCAGAGACGATCTGTGGGCTGATAATTGTCCTCAGTATCTCCATAACACCACCTTGAATTTCAACATCTTCAGTTACCCCAGCCAGGTCGATAACATCACTCTGTTCTATAATTGCACCCAGCTTCCTACCAACCTCCTTCAACTGCAATATCAGTTTAATTGCACCGTCAATGGTACCACACCAACTGCCAATTTTTTCCAGACAAGTAGTGCAGCCTTTTGGACTTCTTGTACTGATAACATCAGGGTTCCCATTAATCGCGCCGCATTTCCGAGTCTCTTCAGTAATACGGCCATATTCAATACTACGGATCTTCGAACCGCACTTACCACCGGCTTTCCTTTGCGATATGAAGCAAATAATACAGCCTGCAATAATTGCTCTAACACGGGTGGCCATTGCGGATATAACACTCGTTCGAACTCATTTGCCTGCTATCCCAAAAGTAGAAATG GCAGTAAAAGTGGTCCCGGCACTCCCGTAG TTCTTGCTATGGTAGGTGCAGTCCTTGCTGGTTTGGGTCTTGGTTGGTTGATTTTCTGGTGTAGGCAACGGAGGAGACGgcttgctgctgctgctggtgTAGGAATATTGTGCTGCTTTCTCAAAAGGTGCTCATCGTGGGAAGCAGTGATCTACTGGAAGTCGGACGAAGGGAATAACCAACAAGTCGAAGCTTTCATGAGGAATTATGGATCAGTTGCTCCGAAGCTGTACAAATATTCAGAAATCAAGAAGATGACCAATTCATTTGCTAAAAAATTAGGACTTGGAGGATATGGTAGCGTGTACAGAGGTAAGCTATCTGATGGCCGCCTGGTGGCAGTAAAAGTCTTAAATGATAACAATGGAAATGGAGAAGAATTCATCAATGAGGTTGCGAGTATCAGCAGAACTTCCCATGTTAATGTGGTCAATCTCTTAGGTTTCTGCTACGACAGGACGAAGAGGGCACTAATCTATGAGTTCATGCCTAATGGATCCTTGGATAAATTCATATATCAGAAGCGATCATCATCCGGGGATATGACTAAAGATTGTCAGTTGGAGTGGAAAACGTTATACGAAATTGCAGTTGGGACTGCACGAGGTTTGGAGTATCTACACAAAGGTTGCAACACAAGAATTGTTCACTTGGACATAAAGCCTCATAATATTCTCTTGGACAAAGACTTCTGTCCCAAGATATCTGATTTTGGTCTGGCTAGATTATGTAAACAGAAACAGAGTATATTATCAACGATTGGCGCCAGAGGAACAGCCGGATACATTGCTCCAGAAGTATTTTGTCGAAGCTTTGGTGGCATTTCTCACAAATCCGACGTCTACAGTTATGGGATGATGCTTCTTGAAATTGTTGGCttgagaaggaaaattggaacTGATTCAGAACAAACAAGTGAGAGATACTTTCCAAATTGGATATATGAACATCTAGAACTTGGGAAGGACCTGGAGATTCAAGGTGTCATGAACGAAGAGGAGGAAGTTACTTCAAGAAAGATGATTTTAGTAGGACTGTGGTGCATCCAAACGAATCCAACAGATCGTCCATCAATGGGTAAGGTAGTTGAAATGCTGGAGGGTAGCCTTGAGCATTTGAAAATCCCACCTAAGCCGTTTCCAGAGTCTCCTCCTATGGCCAGGGAGTCCACCCAAGAATCTTGGACATCATCAAtttaa
- the LOC113699448 gene encoding PR5-like receptor kinase isoform X3 — translation MRIIAPSVPGSVGNAGLIRIWVSPSAFVGDRFCALAPPPLSEGSQYASAALQGSKSGPGTPVVLAMVGAVLAGLGLGWLIFWCRQRRRRLAAAAGVGILCCFLKRCSSWEAVIYWKSDEGNNQQVEAFMRNYGSVAPKLYKYSEIKKMTNSFAKKLGLGGYGSVYRGKLSDGRLVAVKVLNDNNGNGEEFINEVASISRTSHVNVVNLLGFCYDRTKRALIYEFMPNGSLDKFIYQKRSSSGDMTKDCQLEWKTLYEIAVGTARGLEYLHKGCNTRIVHLDIKPHNILLDKDFCPKISDFGLARLCKQKQSILSTIGARGTAGYIAPEVFCRSFGGISHKSDVYSYGMMLLEIVGLRRKIGTDSEQTSERYFPNWIYEHLELGKDLEIQGVMNEEEEVTSRKMILVGLWCIQTNPTDRPSMGKVVEMLEGSLEHLKIPPKPFPESPPMARESTQESWTSSI, via the exons ATGAGAATAATTGCTCCGAGTGTACCCGGGTCGGTGGGCAATGCGGGTTTGATTCGGATTTGGGTCAGCCCGTCTGCGTTTGTGGGGGATAGGTTCTGTGCATTGGCACCTCCACCTCTTTCGGAAGGTAGTCAATATGCTTCTGCAGCATTACAAG GCAGTAAAAGTGGTCCCGGCACTCCCGTAG TTCTTGCTATGGTAGGTGCAGTCCTTGCTGGTTTGGGTCTTGGTTGGTTGATTTTCTGGTGTAGGCAACGGAGGAGACGgcttgctgctgctgctggtgTAGGAATATTGTGCTGCTTTCTCAAAAGGTGCTCATCGTGGGAAGCAGTGATCTACTGGAAGTCGGACGAAGGGAATAACCAACAAGTCGAAGCTTTCATGAGGAATTATGGATCAGTTGCTCCGAAGCTGTACAAATATTCAGAAATCAAGAAGATGACCAATTCATTTGCTAAAAAATTAGGACTTGGAGGATATGGTAGCGTGTACAGAGGTAAGCTATCTGATGGCCGCCTGGTGGCAGTAAAAGTCTTAAATGATAACAATGGAAATGGAGAAGAATTCATCAATGAGGTTGCGAGTATCAGCAGAACTTCCCATGTTAATGTGGTCAATCTCTTAGGTTTCTGCTACGACAGGACGAAGAGGGCACTAATCTATGAGTTCATGCCTAATGGATCCTTGGATAAATTCATATATCAGAAGCGATCATCATCCGGGGATATGACTAAAGATTGTCAGTTGGAGTGGAAAACGTTATACGAAATTGCAGTTGGGACTGCACGAGGTTTGGAGTATCTACACAAAGGTTGCAACACAAGAATTGTTCACTTGGACATAAAGCCTCATAATATTCTCTTGGACAAAGACTTCTGTCCCAAGATATCTGATTTTGGTCTGGCTAGATTATGTAAACAGAAACAGAGTATATTATCAACGATTGGCGCCAGAGGAACAGCCGGATACATTGCTCCAGAAGTATTTTGTCGAAGCTTTGGTGGCATTTCTCACAAATCCGACGTCTACAGTTATGGGATGATGCTTCTTGAAATTGTTGGCttgagaaggaaaattggaacTGATTCAGAACAAACAAGTGAGAGATACTTTCCAAATTGGATATATGAACATCTAGAACTTGGGAAGGACCTGGAGATTCAAGGTGTCATGAACGAAGAGGAGGAAGTTACTTCAAGAAAGATGATTTTAGTAGGACTGTGGTGCATCCAAACGAATCCAACAGATCGTCCATCAATGGGTAAGGTAGTTGAAATGCTGGAGGGTAGCCTTGAGCATTTGAAAATCCCACCTAAGCCGTTTCCAGAGTCTCCTCCTATGGCCAGGGAGTCCACCCAAGAATCTTGGACATCATCAAtttaa
- the LOC140011103 gene encoding LEAF RUST 10 DISEASE-RESISTANCEUS RECEPTOR-LIKE PROTEIN KINASE-like 2.7, with translation MQPYQQLLLTLCSGLSHVGIIFLVALFHSPVSMHAYDHRYETCSQSFDCGNLGNLGYPFWGGDRPQFCGHPSFEIDCLDGNYALINITSLTYAVRRIDTTAQTMIVAREDLLDAFSFCTTEFLNTTIDPNLFSYITSDETTLLYVYYDCSSKFSRPLPNSFECEAGTKNTTNFFTTNTKLAPRPDCKSMITVPVDRGIAQVIGNTTRATGNDLNEALSGGFPLRWMANNTSCDFCIASGGRCGSIPNSNTFACYCPDRSYAFSCNDDQTGSGTFLDLYLSIA, from the coding sequence ATGCAACCGTATCAGCAGCTCCTCCTGACCCTCTGCTCCGGTCTTTCTCATGTAGGCATAATCTTCCTCGTAGCATTATTCCATAGTCCTGTatccatgcatgcatacgaTCACCGGTACGAAACTTGCAGTCAATCTTTCGACTGTGGCAACCTGGGAAACCTTGGTTACCCCTTCTGGGGAGGGGACCGGCCTCAATTCTGCGGGCATCCAAGTTTTGAAATAGATTGCTTAGACGGTAATTATGCACTGATCAATATAACCTCATTGACATATGCAGTACGCAGAATCGACACTACTGCACAGACTATGATCGTTGCCAGGGAAGACTTGCTGGACGCCTTTTCTTTTTGTACAACAGAATTCCTCAACACAACCATTGATCCGAACCTTTTCAGTTATATCACTTCTGATGAGACAACTTTATTATATGTCTATTACGACTGCAGTTCGAAATTCAGCCGCCCACTTCCTAATTCTTTTGAATGCGAGGCAGGAACAAAGAACACCACAAATTTTTTCACCACAAACACGAAACTTGCTCCCAGGCCAGACTGCAAGTCTATGATAACTGTTCCGGTTGATCGGGGAATAGCTCAGGTCATAGGGAACACTACCAGAGCTACCGGAAATGATCTAAATGAAGCTCTTTCCGGTGGTTTCCCGTTGAGATGGATGGCCAATAATACAAGCTGTGATTTCTGCATTGCATCAGGGGGCCGTTGCGGGTCCATTCCTAATTCGAACACCTTCGCTTGCTATTGTCCGGATAGATCTTATGCATTTTCTTGCAACGACGATCAAACTGGCAGTGGTACGTTTCTTGATCTTTATCTTTCTATTGCATAA
- the LOC140011031 gene encoding LEAF RUST 10 DISEASE-RESISTANCEUS RECEPTOR-LIKE PROTEIN KINASE-like 2.1, translating to MLIILLFLFFLVGSGTFLLKDFVFVFVGTGHRGRIKLAIGLSVSLGLAGIVTLSAATIYGYTKLKTYRKQDKGKNQKVEASFKNYGSLAPKLYSYSEIKKITNSFIDKLGQGGCGSVYKGKLPDGPLVAVKVLSDTKGNGEEFINEVASISRTSHVNIVTLLGFCYKDDKKALIYEFMPNGSLDKYIYEKGSSNPSLLLDWTTSYKIAVGIARGLEYLHRGCNTRIVHFDIKPHNILLSKDFCPKISDFGLAKLGERTQSIISMLDARGTPGYIAPEVFCRSFGGVSHKSDVYSYGMLVLEMAGLRKKANEADSEQTSDKYFPYYIYDNLELGKDLKLQGVMSAEDEEIARKMILVGLWCIQTNPTDRPRMSKVVEMLEGGLQSLQIPPKPVLYSPPAKESAKESLASSSQSFEETEGD from the exons ATGCTTATTattctcctctttcttttctttttggtggGTTCTGGGACTTTCTTGCTGAAAGATTTCGTCTTTGTTTTTGTTGGAACAGGGCATCGGGGTCGGATCAAGCTTGCAATTG GCCTTTCAGTCTCACTTGGCTTGGCTGGGATTGTTACTTTGTCAGCTGCTACAATCTACGGCTACACCAAGCTAAAAACCTATAGAAAGCAAGACAAGGGAAAGAACCAAAAGGTTGAAGCATCCTTCAAGAACTATGGATCTCTAGCTCCAAAGCTATATAGTTATTCagagattaaaaaaataaccaaCTCCTTCATTGATAAACTCGGACAAGGAGGATGTGGTAGTGTGTACAAAGGTAAGCTACCTGATGGCCCATTGGTAGCAGTAAAGGTTTTGAGTGATACCAAAGGCAATGGAGAGGAATTCATCAACGAAGTTGCCAGCATTAGCAGAACTTCGCATGTCAACATTGTTACTCTTTTGGGATTCTGTTACAAGGATGACAAGAAGGCTCTGATATATGAATTCATGCCAAATGGATCTTTAGACAAGTACATATATGAGAAGGGATCATCCAATCCAAGTCTCCTCTTGGATTGGACCACCTCATACAAAATTGCGGTAGGCATTGCCCGAGGATTGGAATATCTACACCGAGGATGCAATACAAGAATTGTTCACTTTGATATAAAACCTCATAACATCCTTTTGAGCAAAGATTTCTGTCCCAAAATCTCTGATTTTGGCCTGGCTAAATTAGGTGAGAGGACTCAGAGCATTATATCCATGTTGGATGCTAGAGGGACACCCGGATACATTGCTCCTGAAGTATTTTGTCGAAGCTTCGGTGGAGTTTCTCATAAATCCGATGTTTATAGTTATGGAATGCTGGTCCTTGAAATGGCTGGCTTAAGAAAGAAGGCTAATGAAGCTGACTCAGAGCAGACAAGCGATAAGTATTTTCCATATTACATCTATGATAATCTGGAGCTTGGAAAGGACCTGAAACTTCAAGGTGTCATGAGTGCAGAGGACGAAGAGATAGCAAGGAAGATGATTTTAGTCGGATTGTGGTGCATCCAGACAAATCCAACAGACCGTCCACGAATGAGCAAGGTGGTTGAAATGCTGGAGGGTGGCCTACAATCGCTGCAAATTCCCCCCAAGCCTGTTCTGTATTCTCCTCCAGCTAAGGAGTCTGCAAAAGAATCTTTGGCATCATCTTCACAATCTTTTGAGGAAACAGAAGGTGACTAG